From one Streptomyces sp. NBC_01478 genomic stretch:
- a CDS encoding alanine racemase — protein MALTLYVDTARWRAHHKHVAGQFPGLVPVCKGNGYGFGHERLAEEATRLGADVLAVGTTYEAARIKDWFGGDLLVLTPYRRGEEPVPLPDRVIRSVSSIDGVYGLVGARVVIEVMSSMKRHGVSEQELPQLHSAIENVRLEGFAIHLPLDRTDGSDAVEEVIGWMDRLRAARLPLHTMFVSHLKSEDLARLQQQFPQTRFRARIGTRLWLGDHEATEYRGAVLDVTRVSKGDRFGYRQQKTASDGYLVVVAGGTSHGVGLEAPKALHGVMPRAKGVARAGLATVNRNLSPFVWDGKQRWFAEPPHMQVSILFVPVEAAEPKVGEELVAHLRHTTTQFDRIVDR, from the coding sequence ATGGCGCTCACGCTCTACGTCGACACTGCTCGCTGGCGGGCGCATCACAAGCACGTTGCCGGGCAGTTCCCGGGGCTCGTCCCGGTCTGCAAGGGCAACGGCTACGGCTTCGGGCACGAGCGGCTGGCCGAGGAGGCGACCCGGCTCGGCGCGGACGTCCTCGCCGTCGGTACGACGTACGAGGCCGCCCGGATCAAGGACTGGTTCGGCGGTGACCTGCTGGTGCTGACGCCGTACCGCCGCGGCGAGGAGCCCGTACCGCTGCCGGACCGGGTCATCCGCTCGGTGTCGTCCATCGACGGTGTCTACGGCCTTGTGGGCGCCCGTGTGGTCATCGAGGTGATGTCCTCGATGAAGCGTCACGGTGTCAGCGAGCAGGAACTGCCGCAGTTGCACTCCGCCATAGAGAACGTGCGCCTGGAGGGCTTCGCCATCCACCTCCCGTTGGACCGCACCGACGGCTCGGACGCCGTCGAGGAGGTCATCGGCTGGATGGACCGTCTGCGGGCGGCCCGGCTGCCGCTGCACACGATGTTCGTCAGCCACCTCAAGTCGGAGGATCTGGCCCGGCTGCAGCAGCAGTTCCCGCAGACCCGCTTCCGGGCCCGGATCGGCACCCGGCTGTGGCTGGGGGACCACGAGGCCACCGAGTACCGCGGCGCGGTCCTGGACGTCACCCGCGTCTCCAAGGGCGACCGCTTCGGCTACCGGCAGCAGAAGACGGCCTCTGACGGCTATCTGGTGGTCGTGGCGGGCGGTACGTCGCACGGGGTGGGCCTGGAGGCCCCCAAGGCGCTGCACGGCGTCATGCCGCGCGCCAAGGGCGTCGCCCGCGCCGGCCTGGCCACGGTCAACCGGAATCTTTCTCCGTTCGTCTGGGACGGCAAGCAGCGCTGGTTCGCCGAGCCGCCGCACATGCAGGTCTCGATCCTGTTCGTACCGGTGGAGGCGGCCGAGCCGAAGGTGGGCGAGGAACTGGTGGCCCATCTGCGGCACACCACCACGCAGTTCGACCGCATCGTGGACCGCTGA
- a CDS encoding glycosyltransferase family 87 protein — translation MCPMPSAELTPTSVHEPDPVLPTKDDQVAAAGSELIGGPIGRRALLGTSWWTPVRVVALVAIGIFALGLVQKAPCYNSGWFFGASSQYTHACYSDIPHLYQGRGFADGLVPYFDKLPGDMQYLEYPVLTGVFMEVAAWLTPGSGSIQHQEQWYWMVNAGMLMVCAAVIVVCVSRTHARRPWDGLLVALAPAFALTATINWDLLAVALTAAAMLMWSRGRSLAFGVLLGLATAAKLYPVFLLGPLFLLCWRAGKWRDFGKALGGTVVAWLAVNLPVMLFAFDGWSKFYTFSQERGVDFGSFWLILAQNSTDPLSTDTVNTFATLLMLLCCGAIAALTMTAPRRPRFAQLAFLIVAAFIVTNKVYSPQYVLWLVPLAVLARPKWRDFLIWQACEVAYFLGIWLYLAYTTSGDAHKGLPTDGYHWAIGLHLLGTLYLCAVIVRDILMPERDVVRLAGDDDPSGGVLDRAEDAFVFGAAARPGRHAAPFDGPQVEWGSEGTADRSL, via the coding sequence ATGTGCCCCATGCCCAGTGCAGAACTGACGCCCACGAGCGTGCACGAGCCCGATCCGGTACTGCCGACCAAGGACGATCAGGTCGCCGCCGCCGGCAGTGAACTGATCGGTGGCCCCATCGGCCGGCGCGCTCTCCTGGGGACGTCTTGGTGGACTCCCGTACGGGTCGTCGCGCTGGTGGCGATCGGCATCTTCGCCCTCGGCCTGGTGCAGAAGGCGCCCTGCTACAACAGCGGCTGGTTCTTCGGCGCCAGCTCGCAGTACACGCACGCGTGCTACTCGGACATCCCGCACCTCTATCAGGGGCGTGGTTTCGCCGACGGGCTCGTGCCGTACTTCGACAAGCTTCCCGGAGACATGCAGTACCTCGAATACCCGGTGCTGACCGGTGTGTTCATGGAGGTGGCCGCCTGGCTCACGCCGGGCAGCGGCAGCATCCAGCACCAGGAACAGTGGTACTGGATGGTCAACGCCGGGATGCTGATGGTGTGCGCGGCCGTCATCGTCGTATGCGTCAGCCGCACGCACGCCCGGCGCCCCTGGGACGGCCTGCTGGTCGCCCTGGCGCCCGCCTTCGCGCTCACCGCCACCATCAACTGGGACCTGCTGGCGGTCGCTCTGACGGCCGCGGCGATGCTGATGTGGTCGCGGGGCCGTTCCCTCGCGTTCGGCGTCCTGTTGGGCCTTGCAACGGCCGCCAAGCTCTATCCCGTCTTCCTGCTCGGCCCGCTGTTCCTGCTGTGCTGGCGCGCGGGCAAGTGGCGGGACTTCGGGAAGGCGTTGGGCGGAACCGTCGTCGCCTGGCTGGCGGTGAACCTGCCGGTGATGCTCTTCGCCTTCGACGGCTGGTCGAAGTTCTACACGTTCAGCCAGGAACGGGGCGTCGACTTCGGGTCGTTCTGGCTGATCCTGGCCCAGAACTCCACCGACCCGCTCAGCACCGACACCGTCAACACGTTCGCGACCCTGCTGATGCTGCTGTGCTGTGGTGCCATCGCGGCACTCACGATGACGGCTCCGCGCCGGCCGCGCTTCGCTCAGTTGGCCTTCCTGATCGTCGCGGCGTTCATCGTGACCAACAAGGTCTACTCGCCGCAGTACGTGCTGTGGCTGGTCCCCCTGGCCGTGCTGGCCCGGCCGAAGTGGCGGGACTTCCTGATCTGGCAGGCGTGCGAGGTGGCGTACTTCCTGGGCATCTGGCTGTACCTCGCGTACACGACCAGCGGAGACGCCCACAAGGGCCTGCCGACCGACGGCTACCACTGGGCCATCGGCCTGCACCTGCTGGGCACGCTCTACCTGTGCGCCGTGATCGTGCGCGACATCCTCATGCCGGAGCGGGACGTGGTGCGCCTGGCGGGCGACGACGACCCCTCGGGCGGCGTGCTCGACCGGGCGGAGGACGCGTTCGTGTTCGGAGCCGCCGCCCGTCCCGGGCGGCACGCGGCCCCCTTCGACGGGCCGCAGGTGGAGTGGGGCAGTGAGGGAACGGCCGACCGTTCGCTCTGA
- a CDS encoding transglycosylase domain-containing protein produces the protein MPSWKLVSGLCLFFFGSLVAAVGVGYAMVGIPSENTAAKSQNNVYYWSNGDQMVATGTGTNRQNINIAEIPKAMQWSVISAENKSFYTDSGVDPMGIARALANMARGGQTQGGSTITQQFVKNTYLSQEQTVTRKLREMFISIKVGTSLSKQQVLQGYLNTSYYGRGAYGIQAAAQTYYGVDAVKLTPSQCAFLAALLKGPTYYDPIGATNIDPAADAKSNTARSKARWAWILEQMHDDKRITDAEYQTAIKKYPMPQGLKATKGMTGQISYLVDTAKKYVLNHSDISQTEFDQGGYQIYTTFQKDKVDELSAAVKKIQKDRIDPKKRDLDKYVQFGAASVVPKDGAIVALYGGDGYENGHFTNNADTSGVPVGSTWKPFVLAAAMEYGTYKTDGVGISPLSKYNGDDHLKVRNQDGTYVLNKDNSIFYQNNESNYPWGYISLRKAMEQSINTPFVQLGMDVGNSKVRDVAKASGILDDSFATLNPSFAIGTSTPSAIRMADAYATFAASGKQADPYSVTAVKEGGQPVSGFTKPAVKQAMPENVANNVTNTLENVIQNGTAKNAKALGRTAAGKTGTTDSNKSAWFVGYTQQLSTSIAMFRENPKDAQLLSMNGTAGVASIHGGDIPTAVWTEYMESALKGKSDLGFPDATKIDNVEDESGAPSPTPTPVVTPSETPSETPSETPIVTTPSATPSATESCKFSWQCSNDGGTDGGTTTSPSATATATESSGSNRGSDNGGIFGGSTG, from the coding sequence ATGCCCTCCTGGAAGCTTGTCTCCGGCCTGTGTCTCTTCTTCTTCGGCAGCCTCGTGGCCGCGGTCGGTGTTGGCTACGCCATGGTCGGCATCCCCAGCGAGAACACCGCGGCCAAGTCGCAGAACAACGTCTACTACTGGTCGAACGGTGACCAGATGGTCGCCACGGGCACCGGCACCAACCGCCAGAACATCAACATCGCGGAGATCCCCAAGGCCATGCAGTGGTCGGTGATCTCGGCCGAGAACAAGAGCTTCTACACGGACTCGGGCGTCGACCCCATGGGCATCGCCCGTGCCCTGGCCAACATGGCCCGGGGCGGTCAGACGCAGGGCGGCTCGACGATCACCCAGCAGTTCGTCAAGAACACCTACCTGAGCCAGGAACAGACGGTCACCCGGAAGCTCAGGGAGATGTTCATCTCCATCAAGGTGGGGACGTCGCTCAGCAAGCAGCAGGTGCTGCAGGGCTACCTGAACACCTCGTACTACGGCCGTGGCGCCTACGGCATACAGGCCGCCGCGCAGACCTACTACGGCGTGGACGCGGTCAAGCTGACGCCGAGCCAGTGCGCCTTCCTGGCGGCCCTGTTGAAGGGGCCGACGTACTACGACCCGATCGGCGCCACGAACATCGACCCGGCGGCGGACGCCAAGTCCAACACCGCCCGCTCCAAGGCGCGTTGGGCCTGGATCCTGGAGCAGATGCACGACGACAAGCGCATCACGGACGCCGAGTACCAGACGGCCATCAAGAAGTACCCCATGCCCCAGGGGCTCAAGGCGACCAAGGGCATGACCGGCCAGATCAGCTACCTGGTGGACACGGCCAAGAAGTACGTCCTGAACCACTCGGACATCTCACAGACCGAGTTCGACCAGGGCGGCTATCAGATCTACACGACCTTCCAGAAGGACAAGGTCGACGAACTGAGCGCGGCCGTGAAGAAGATCCAGAAGGACCGGATCGATCCGAAGAAGCGCGACCTGGACAAGTACGTCCAGTTCGGAGCGGCGTCGGTGGTGCCCAAGGACGGCGCGATCGTCGCCCTCTACGGCGGTGACGGCTACGAGAACGGCCACTTCACCAACAACGCCGACACCTCGGGTGTCCCGGTGGGTTCGACCTGGAAGCCGTTCGTGCTCGCCGCCGCCATGGAGTACGGCACGTACAAGACCGACGGCGTCGGTATCTCGCCGCTGAGCAAGTACAACGGCGACGACCATCTCAAGGTCAGAAACCAGGACGGCACATATGTCCTGAACAAGGACAACTCGATCTTCTACCAGAACAACGAGAGCAACTACCCCTGGGGTTACATCTCGCTGCGCAAGGCGATGGAGCAGTCCATCAACACGCCGTTCGTGCAGTTGGGCATGGACGTCGGGAACTCGAAGGTGCGGGACGTGGCCAAGGCGTCCGGGATACTGGACGACAGTTTCGCCACGCTCAACCCGTCCTTCGCCATCGGTACCTCGACCCCCAGCGCGATCCGGATGGCTGACGCGTACGCAACGTTCGCCGCGTCCGGCAAGCAGGCGGACCCGTACTCGGTGACGGCCGTGAAGGAGGGCGGGCAGCCGGTGTCCGGTTTCACCAAGCCGGCCGTGAAGCAGGCGATGCCGGAGAACGTGGCGAACAACGTCACGAACACCCTGGAGAACGTCATCCAGAACGGTACGGCCAAGAACGCGAAGGCTCTGGGCCGTACGGCGGCCGGCAAGACCGGTACCACCGACAGCAACAAGTCGGCCTGGTTCGTCGGCTACACCCAGCAGCTCTCGACGTCGATCGCGATGTTCAGGGAGAACCCCAAGGACGCCCAACTCCTCTCCATGAACGGCACGGCAGGCGTGGCGTCCATCCACGGTGGTGACATCCCGACGGCGGTGTGGACCGAGTACATGGAGTCCGCGCTGAAGGGGAAGTCCGACCTCGGCTTCCCGGACGCCACCAAGATCGACAATGTCGAGGACGAGTCCGGCGCACCGTCTCCCACTCCGACGCCCGTTGTGACGCCGAGCGAGACGCCCAGCGAGACGCCGAGCGAGACGCCCATCGTGACGACGCCGAGCGCGACGCCTTCGGCCACCGAGTCCTGCAAGTTCAGTTGGCAGTGCAGCAACGACGGTGGCACCGACGGAGGTACGACGACCTCACCATCGGCCACGGCCACTGCCACGGAAAGCAGCGGCAGTAACAGAGGCAGTGACAATGGGGGCATCTTCGGAGGCTCAACCGGCTAG
- a CDS encoding PadR family transcriptional regulator has translation MSRRSGILEFAILGLLRESPMHGYELRKRLNTSLGVFRAFSYGTLYPCLKTLVANGWLIEETGNTPEDALTATLAGRRAKIVYRLTAEGKEHFEELLSQTGPDAYEDEHFAARFAFFGQTSRDVRMRVLEGRRSRLEERLDKMRTSLARTRERLDDYTLELQRHGMESVEREVRWLNELIESERAGRDLKGPASDRSAQQDSTSGESGGLPRLGGATPGPDPSDETTT, from the coding sequence ATGAGCAGACGCTCCGGCATCCTCGAGTTCGCCATCCTCGGCCTGCTCCGCGAATCCCCGATGCACGGCTATGAGCTGCGCAAACGACTCAATACGTCACTCGGTGTGTTCCGTGCGTTCAGCTACGGGACGCTCTACCCCTGTCTCAAGACGCTGGTCGCCAACGGCTGGTTGATCGAGGAGACGGGGAACACCCCCGAGGACGCCCTCACCGCCACCCTCGCGGGACGTCGCGCCAAGATCGTCTACCGGTTGACGGCGGAAGGTAAGGAGCACTTCGAGGAGCTGCTCTCGCAGACGGGGCCCGACGCGTACGAGGACGAACATTTCGCCGCTCGTTTCGCCTTCTTCGGGCAGACGTCACGCGACGTACGCATGCGCGTACTGGAAGGTCGCCGCAGCCGGCTGGAGGAGCGTCTCGACAAGATGCGTACCTCCTTGGCGCGGACCCGGGAGCGCCTCGACGACTACACGCTTGAGCTGCAGCGCCACGGAATGGAGTCCGTGGAGCGCGAAGTGCGCTGGCTGAACGAGCTCATCGAGAGCGAGCGGGCCGGACGGGACCTGAAGGGTCCCGCTTCGGATCGTTCCGCTCAGCAGGACAGCACATCTGGGGAGTCGGGCGGCCTGCCCCGGCTCGGGGGCGCCACCCCCGGGCCGGATCCGTCCGACGAAACCACCACATGA
- a CDS encoding inositol-3-phosphate synthase yields the protein MGSVRVAIVGVGNCAASLVQGVEYYKDADPAAKVPGLMHVQFGEYHVGDVEFVAAFDVDAKKVGLDLSDAIGASENNTIKICDVPNKGVTVQRGHTLDGLGKYYRMTIEESDETPVDVVQILKDKQVDVLICYLPVGSEDAAKFYAQCAIDAKVAFVNALPVFIAGTKEWADKFTEAGVPIVGDDIKSQVGATITHRVMAKLFEDRGVRLERTMQLNVGGNMDFKNMLERDRLESKKISKTQAVTSQIPDRDLGEKNVHIGPSDYVQWLDDRKWAYVRLEGRAFGDVPLNLEYKLEVWDSPNSAGVIIDALRAAKIAKDRGIGGPILSASSYFMKSPPVQYFDDEAYANVEKFIKGEVER from the coding sequence ATGGGTTCGGTTCGCGTAGCCATCGTCGGCGTGGGCAACTGCGCCGCCTCACTGGTACAGGGCGTCGAGTACTACAAGGACGCCGATCCGGCGGCCAAGGTGCCGGGTCTGATGCACGTCCAGTTCGGCGAGTACCACGTCGGTGACGTCGAGTTCGTCGCCGCGTTCGACGTCGACGCGAAGAAGGTCGGCCTCGACCTCTCCGACGCCATCGGTGCCAGTGAGAACAACACCATCAAGATCTGCGACGTCCCGAACAAGGGCGTCACGGTCCAGCGCGGTCACACCCTCGACGGCCTGGGCAAGTACTACCGCATGACGATCGAGGAGTCCGACGAGACCCCGGTCGACGTCGTCCAGATCCTCAAGGACAAGCAGGTCGACGTCCTCATCTGCTACCTGCCCGTCGGTTCCGAGGACGCGGCGAAGTTCTACGCCCAGTGCGCCATCGACGCCAAGGTCGCCTTCGTCAACGCCCTCCCGGTCTTCATCGCCGGCACCAAGGAGTGGGCGGACAAGTTCACCGAGGCCGGCGTCCCGATCGTCGGCGACGACATCAAGTCGCAGGTCGGCGCCACCATCACGCACCGTGTGATGGCGAAGCTGTTCGAGGACCGCGGTGTCCGTCTTGAGCGCACGATGCAGCTCAACGTCGGCGGCAACATGGACTTCAAGAACATGCTGGAGCGCGACCGCCTCGAGTCCAAGAAGATCTCGAAGACGCAGGCCGTCACCTCGCAGATCCCGGACCGCGACCTGGGCGAGAAGAACGTCCACATCGGCCCGTCGGACTACGTCCAGTGGCTCGACGACCGCAAGTGGGCCTACGTCCGCCTCGAAGGCCGCGCCTTCGGCGACGTCCCGCTGAACCTGGAGTACAAGCTGGAGGTCTGGGACTCCCCGAACTCCGCGGGTGTCATCATCGACGCCCTGCGCGCCGCGAAGATCGCCAAGGACCGCGGCATCGGCGGCCCGATCCTCTCCGCGTCGAGCTACTTCATGAAGTCCCCGCCGGTGCAGTACTTCGACGACGAGGCCTACGCCAACGTCGAGAAGTTCATCAAGGGCGAGGTCGAGCGCTAG
- a CDS encoding MFS transporter — translation MAVVRDLRILLRFQGFRRLLAVRLLSQGADGVYQVALAAYVVFSPEKQTSAAAIASAMAVLLLPYSLIGPFAGVLLDRWRRRQVFLYGNLLRALLAALTAVLMVSHVPDWLFYVSALCVTAVNRFVLAGLSAALPRVVDDERLVVANSLSPTAGTLAATLGGGLAFLVRLLVADTDAAVVLLGAALYLCAALTSLRMAPELLGPDQALTRPRLATALAGTARDLTAAVRHLAAPQRREAVWALGAMTLMRFCYGALTVLLLMLCRYALSSTPDDGLRLLGLALGVSGAGFFVAAVVTPWAAGRLGPGRWIAMCAAGAALLEPALGLPFTTVPMLAAAFVLGLTTQGAKIATDTIVQFSVDDGFRGRIFSVYDVLFNVAFVGAAAMAALMLPPDGRSAVLVITVAIVYGAVAATMAHFERRKVSHP, via the coding sequence ATGGCCGTCGTCCGTGACCTGCGCATCCTCCTGCGCTTCCAGGGCTTCCGGCGCCTGCTCGCCGTACGCCTGCTCTCCCAGGGCGCGGACGGCGTCTACCAGGTCGCACTCGCCGCCTACGTCGTCTTCTCCCCGGAGAAACAGACCTCGGCCGCCGCGATCGCCTCAGCGATGGCGGTCCTGCTCCTCCCGTACTCCCTCATCGGCCCCTTCGCCGGCGTCCTCCTGGACCGCTGGCGCCGCCGCCAGGTCTTCCTCTACGGCAACCTGCTGCGCGCCCTGCTGGCCGCGCTGACCGCCGTCCTGATGGTGAGTCACGTCCCGGACTGGCTCTTCTACGTCTCCGCGCTGTGCGTCACCGCAGTCAACCGCTTCGTCCTCGCCGGCCTGTCCGCCGCCCTCCCGCGCGTGGTCGACGACGAACGGCTGGTCGTCGCCAACTCCCTTTCCCCCACGGCCGGAACACTGGCGGCGACGCTGGGCGGCGGCCTCGCCTTTCTCGTACGGCTGCTGGTCGCGGACACCGACGCCGCGGTGGTGCTGCTGGGAGCGGCCCTCTACCTGTGCGCGGCCCTCACGTCCCTGCGCATGGCCCCCGAACTCCTCGGCCCCGACCAGGCGTTGACCCGGCCCCGCCTCGCCACGGCCCTCGCCGGCACCGCCCGGGACCTGACAGCGGCGGTACGGCACCTCGCCGCGCCGCAGCGCCGGGAGGCGGTCTGGGCGCTCGGCGCGATGACGCTGATGCGGTTCTGCTACGGCGCCCTGACGGTGCTGCTGCTGATGCTCTGCCGGTACGCCCTGTCGTCGACCCCGGACGACGGACTGCGCCTGCTGGGGCTGGCGTTGGGGGTGTCCGGCGCCGGCTTCTTCGTGGCGGCCGTGGTGACACCCTGGGCCGCCGGACGGCTCGGCCCCGGCCGCTGGATCGCCATGTGCGCCGCGGGCGCCGCACTCCTCGAACCGGCCCTCGGCCTCCCGTTCACCACCGTCCCCATGCTGGCGGCCGCCTTCGTCCTCGGCCTGACCACACAGGGCGCGAAGATCGCCACGGACACCATCGTGCAGTTCTCGGTGGACGACGGCTTCCGCGGCCGGATCTTCTCCGTCTACGACGTGCTGTTCAACGTCGCCTTCGTCGGCGCCGCCGCGATGGCCGCGCTGATGCTTCCCCCTGACGGCCGCTCAGCGGTGCTGGTGATCACCGTGGCCATCGTCTACGGAGCGGTTGCGGCGACTATGGCCCACTTTGAGCGCCGGAAAGTGTCACATCCCTGA
- a CDS encoding LppU/SCO3897 family protein, which produces MIRLVVIIVIAAGAAIFSYISSQDDADTAKVGDCMHRGSTSDTNPDLEVVKCSDSKAEYVVLAKISGTYSETAADAKCTAAAKDFQYSYTESGDGSNFLLCLKDYSK; this is translated from the coding sequence ATGATCCGGCTCGTCGTCATCATCGTGATCGCTGCCGGCGCGGCCATCTTCAGCTACATATCGAGCCAGGACGACGCCGACACCGCAAAGGTCGGCGACTGCATGCACCGCGGCAGCACCAGCGACACCAACCCGGACCTTGAGGTCGTGAAGTGCAGCGACTCGAAGGCCGAGTACGTGGTGTTGGCCAAGATCAGCGGCACGTACTCCGAGACCGCGGCCGACGCCAAATGCACGGCGGCCGCGAAGGACTTCCAGTACTCGTACACCGAGAGCGGCGACGGCAGTAACTTCCTGCTCTGCCTGAAGGACTACTCGAAGTAA
- a CDS encoding CCA tRNA nucleotidyltransferase encodes MPNANEDNPSALSQVQHRAVSELLRVAPVADDLARRFQEAGFSLALVGGSVRDALLDRLGNDLDFTTDARPEDVLKIVRPWADAVWEVGIAFGTVGAQKDGYLIEVTTYRSEAYDRTSRKPEVSYGDSIEEDLVRRDFTVNAMAVALPEKEFIDPHGGLDDLAARVLRTPGTPEASFSDDPLRMMRAARFAAQLDFEVAPEVVAAMTEMSGRIEIVSAERVRDELNKLILSAHPRKGLTLLVDTGLADHVLPELPALRLESDEHHRHKDVYEHTLIVLEQAIELEENGPDLTLRLAALLHDIGKPRTRRFENDGRVSFHHHEVVGAKMTKKRMLALKYSNDLVKDVSHLVELHLRFHGYGTGEWTDSAVRRYVRDAGPLLDRLHKLTRSDCTTRNKRRAAALSRAYDGLEDRIAQLQEQEELDSIRPDLDGNQIMEILGVRPGPVIGRAYKFLLELRLENGPMEHEAAVAALKGWWASES; translated from the coding sequence GTGCCGAACGCCAACGAAGACAACCCCAGTGCCCTGAGCCAGGTGCAGCATCGCGCGGTGAGCGAGCTGCTGCGGGTGGCTCCCGTCGCCGACGACCTCGCCCGCCGTTTCCAGGAGGCCGGGTTCTCCCTCGCCCTGGTCGGAGGCTCGGTCCGGGACGCGCTGCTCGACCGGCTCGGCAACGACCTGGACTTCACGACGGACGCACGCCCCGAGGACGTACTGAAGATCGTCCGGCCGTGGGCGGACGCCGTGTGGGAGGTCGGGATCGCCTTTGGCACGGTGGGGGCGCAGAAGGACGGCTACCTGATCGAGGTGACCACCTACCGGTCGGAGGCGTACGACCGGACCTCCCGCAAGCCCGAGGTGTCGTACGGCGACTCCATCGAGGAGGATCTCGTCCGGCGGGACTTCACGGTGAACGCGATGGCTGTCGCGCTCCCGGAGAAGGAGTTCATCGACCCGCACGGCGGCCTCGACGACCTCGCGGCTCGTGTGCTGCGGACCCCGGGCACCCCCGAGGCGTCCTTCTCGGACGATCCCCTGCGGATGATGCGGGCGGCACGCTTTGCCGCGCAGCTCGACTTCGAGGTCGCTCCCGAGGTCGTCGCGGCCATGACGGAGATGTCCGGGCGGATCGAGATCGTCTCGGCCGAGCGGGTGCGGGACGAGCTGAACAAGCTGATCCTCTCCGCGCACCCCCGCAAGGGACTGACGCTGCTCGTCGACACCGGACTCGCCGACCATGTCCTGCCCGAGCTTCCGGCTCTCCGGCTGGAGAGCGACGAGCACCACCGGCACAAGGATGTCTACGAACACACGCTGATCGTTCTGGAGCAGGCGATCGAACTGGAGGAGAACGGTCCCGACCTCACCCTCCGCCTGGCCGCGCTGCTGCACGACATCGGCAAGCCGCGCACCCGCCGGTTCGAGAACGACGGCCGGGTCTCGTTCCACCACCACGAGGTGGTCGGCGCGAAGATGACCAAGAAGCGCATGCTGGCGCTCAAGTACTCCAACGACCTGGTGAAGGACGTCTCACATCTCGTCGAACTCCACCTGCGTTTCCACGGCTACGGCACCGGCGAGTGGACCGACTCGGCCGTGCGCCGCTATGTCCGGGACGCCGGCCCGCTCCTCGACCGTCTCCACAAGCTGACCCGCTCGGACTGCACCACACGGAACAAGCGCAGGGCCGCCGCCCTGTCCCGTGCGTACGACGGTCTGGAGGATCGCATCGCTCAACTGCAGGAGCAGGAGGAGCTGGACTCGATCCGGCCCGATCTCGACGGCAACCAGATCATGGAGATCCTGGGCGTCAGGCCCGGGCCGGTCATCGGACGCGCGTACAAGTTCCTGCTGGAACTGCGGCTGGAGAACGGGCCGATGGAGCATGAGGCGGCGGTGGCCGCGCTCAAGGGGTGGTGGGCCTCGGAGAGCTGA